The following coding sequences lie in one Manis javanica isolate MJ-LG chromosome X, MJ_LKY, whole genome shotgun sequence genomic window:
- the SRPK3 gene encoding SRSF protein kinase 3 isoform X1 has protein sequence MSASAGGGGGDSGGSSSSSQASCGPESSGSELAPATPAPRVLQGLLGSDDEEQEDPKDYCKGGYYPVRIGDLFNGRYHVVRKLGWGHFSTVWLCWDIHCRRKRFVALKVVKSAGHYTETAVDEIKLLKCVRDSDPSDPKRETIVQLIDDFRISGVNGVHVCMVLEVLGHQLLKWIIKSNYQGLPVPCVKSIVRQVLHGLDYLHTKCKIIHTDIKPENILLCVGDAYIRRLATEATEWQQSGAPPPSRSTVSTAPQEILQTGKLSKNKRKKMRRKRKQQKRLLEERLRDLHRLEAMEAVAQADDSGKRLEGGSGSTSSSGCHPGGAGAGPSPASSSPAPGDDRSLSPGSRTSGFSGSLFSPASCSILSGSSNQRETGGLLSPSTPFGASNLLVNPLEPQNADKIKIKIADLGNACWVHKHFTEDIQTRQYRAVEVLIGAEYGPPADIWSTACMAFELATGDYLFEPHSGEDYSRDEDHIAHIVELLGDIPPAFALSGRYSREFFNRRGELRHIHNLKHWGLYEVLMEKYEWPLEQATQFSAFLLPMMEYIPAKRASAADCLQHPWLNP, from the exons ATGAGCGCCAGCGCGGGCGGTGGCGGCGGGGACAGCGGTGGCAGCAGCAGCAG CTCGCAGGCCTCCTGTGGGCCTGAATCCTCAGGCTCTGAACTAGCCCCTGCCACGCCAGCACCACGGgtgctgcaggggctgctggGCTCCGACGATGAGGAGCAGGAGGACCCGAAGGACTACTGCAAGG GCGGCTACTATCCCGTGAGGATTGGAGACCTGTTCAATGGGCGGTACCACGTGGTGCGCAAGCTGGGCTGGGGCCATTTCTCCACTGTTTGGCTCTGCTGGGACATCCA TTGCAGGCGCAAGCGCTTCGTGGCCCTCAAAGTGGTGAAGAGCGCAGGGCATTACACAGAGACAGCTGTGGATGAGATCAAGCTCCTGAAATGT GTCCGAGACAGTGACCCCAGTGACCCCAAAAGAGAGACCATTGTCCAGCTCATCGATGACTTCAGGATCTCAGGGGTTAATGGAGTCC ATGTGTGCATGGTGCTGGAGGTCCTGGGCCACCAGCTCCTCAAGTGGATCATCAAGTCCAACTACCAGGGCCTGCCCGTGCCCTGCGTGAAGAGCATTGTGAGGCAG GTACTACACGGCCTGGACTACCTCCACACCAAGTGCAAGATCATCCACACAGACATCAAGCCCGAGAACATCCTGCTGTGTGTGGGGGACGCCTACATTAGGCGCCTGGCCACTGAGGCCACAGAGTGGCAGCAGTCAGGGGCACCACCTCCATCCCGCTCCACAG TCAGCACTGCCCCTCAGGAGATCTTG CAGACTGGTAAGCTGTCAAAAAACAAGAGGAAGAAGATGCGGCGCAAGCGGAAACAGCAGAAGCGGCTGCTGGAGGAGCGGCTGCGGGACCTGCACAGGCTGGAGGCCATGGAGGCGGTGGCGCAGGCAGACG ACTCCGGCAAGAGGCTAGAGGGAGGCAGTGGGTCTACGTCTTCCTCCGGCTGCCACCCCGGGGGCGCTGGGGCTGGCCCCTCCCCGGCCTCCTCCTCCCCGGCCCCCGGGGACGACCGCAGCCTCAGCCCCGGCTCCCGGACCTCGGGCTTCTCGGGCTCCCTCTTCTCTCCCGCCTCCTGCTCCATACTCTCTGGCTCCTCCAACCAGAGGGAGACGGGGGGCCTCCTGTCACCCAGCA CACCGTTTGGTGCCTCGAACCTTCTGGTGAACCCTCTAGAGCCCCAAAATGCAGATAAGATCAAGATCAAGATCGCCGACCTGGGCAATGCCTGCTGGGTG CACAAGCATTTCACTGAGGACATCCAGACGCGGCAGTACCGGGCTGTGGAGGTGCTGATCGGTGCCGAGTACGGGCCCCCAGCTGACATCTGGAGCACAGCGTGCATG GCCTTCGAGCTGGCCACTGGTGACTACCTGTTTGAGCCTCACTCTGGAGAAGACTACAGTCGTGATGAGG ACCACATTGCTCACATTGTGGAGCTTCTGGGAGATATCCCCCCAGCCTTCGCCCTCTCCGGCCGCTACTCCCGGGAGTTCTTCAACCGGAGAG GGGAGCTGAGGCACATCCACAACCTCAAGCACTGGGGCCTGTATGAGGTCCTCATGGAGAAGTACGAGTGGCCCCTGGAGCAGGCCACGCAGTTCAGTGCCTTCCTGCTGCCCATGATGGAGTACATCCCTGCAAAGCGGGCCAGCGCAGCCGACTGCCTCCAGCACCCTTGGCTCAACCCCTAG
- the SRPK3 gene encoding SRSF protein kinase 3 isoform X2 yields the protein MSASAGGGGGDSGGSSSSSQASCGPESSGSELAPATPAPRVLQGLLGSDDEEQEDPKDYCKGGYYPVRIGDLFNGRYHVVRKLGWGHFSTVWLCWDIHCRRKRFVALKVVKSAGHYTETAVDEIKLLKCVRDSDPSDPKRETIVQLIDDFRISGVNGVHVCMVLEVLGHQLLKWIIKSNYQGLPVPCVKSIVRQVLHGLDYLHTKCKIIHTDIKPENILLCVGDAYIRRLATEATEWQQSGAPPPSRSTVSTAPQEILTGKLSKNKRKKMRRKRKQQKRLLEERLRDLHRLEAMEAVAQADDSGKRLEGGSGSTSSSGCHPGGAGAGPSPASSSPAPGDDRSLSPGSRTSGFSGSLFSPASCSILSGSSNQRETGGLLSPSTPFGASNLLVNPLEPQNADKIKIKIADLGNACWVHKHFTEDIQTRQYRAVEVLIGAEYGPPADIWSTACMAFELATGDYLFEPHSGEDYSRDEDHIAHIVELLGDIPPAFALSGRYSREFFNRRGELRHIHNLKHWGLYEVLMEKYEWPLEQATQFSAFLLPMMEYIPAKRASAADCLQHPWLNP from the exons ATGAGCGCCAGCGCGGGCGGTGGCGGCGGGGACAGCGGTGGCAGCAGCAGCAG CTCGCAGGCCTCCTGTGGGCCTGAATCCTCAGGCTCTGAACTAGCCCCTGCCACGCCAGCACCACGGgtgctgcaggggctgctggGCTCCGACGATGAGGAGCAGGAGGACCCGAAGGACTACTGCAAGG GCGGCTACTATCCCGTGAGGATTGGAGACCTGTTCAATGGGCGGTACCACGTGGTGCGCAAGCTGGGCTGGGGCCATTTCTCCACTGTTTGGCTCTGCTGGGACATCCA TTGCAGGCGCAAGCGCTTCGTGGCCCTCAAAGTGGTGAAGAGCGCAGGGCATTACACAGAGACAGCTGTGGATGAGATCAAGCTCCTGAAATGT GTCCGAGACAGTGACCCCAGTGACCCCAAAAGAGAGACCATTGTCCAGCTCATCGATGACTTCAGGATCTCAGGGGTTAATGGAGTCC ATGTGTGCATGGTGCTGGAGGTCCTGGGCCACCAGCTCCTCAAGTGGATCATCAAGTCCAACTACCAGGGCCTGCCCGTGCCCTGCGTGAAGAGCATTGTGAGGCAG GTACTACACGGCCTGGACTACCTCCACACCAAGTGCAAGATCATCCACACAGACATCAAGCCCGAGAACATCCTGCTGTGTGTGGGGGACGCCTACATTAGGCGCCTGGCCACTGAGGCCACAGAGTGGCAGCAGTCAGGGGCACCACCTCCATCCCGCTCCACAG TCAGCACTGCCCCTCAGGAGATCTTG ACTGGTAAGCTGTCAAAAAACAAGAGGAAGAAGATGCGGCGCAAGCGGAAACAGCAGAAGCGGCTGCTGGAGGAGCGGCTGCGGGACCTGCACAGGCTGGAGGCCATGGAGGCGGTGGCGCAGGCAGACG ACTCCGGCAAGAGGCTAGAGGGAGGCAGTGGGTCTACGTCTTCCTCCGGCTGCCACCCCGGGGGCGCTGGGGCTGGCCCCTCCCCGGCCTCCTCCTCCCCGGCCCCCGGGGACGACCGCAGCCTCAGCCCCGGCTCCCGGACCTCGGGCTTCTCGGGCTCCCTCTTCTCTCCCGCCTCCTGCTCCATACTCTCTGGCTCCTCCAACCAGAGGGAGACGGGGGGCCTCCTGTCACCCAGCA CACCGTTTGGTGCCTCGAACCTTCTGGTGAACCCTCTAGAGCCCCAAAATGCAGATAAGATCAAGATCAAGATCGCCGACCTGGGCAATGCCTGCTGGGTG CACAAGCATTTCACTGAGGACATCCAGACGCGGCAGTACCGGGCTGTGGAGGTGCTGATCGGTGCCGAGTACGGGCCCCCAGCTGACATCTGGAGCACAGCGTGCATG GCCTTCGAGCTGGCCACTGGTGACTACCTGTTTGAGCCTCACTCTGGAGAAGACTACAGTCGTGATGAGG ACCACATTGCTCACATTGTGGAGCTTCTGGGAGATATCCCCCCAGCCTTCGCCCTCTCCGGCCGCTACTCCCGGGAGTTCTTCAACCGGAGAG GGGAGCTGAGGCACATCCACAACCTCAAGCACTGGGGCCTGTATGAGGTCCTCATGGAGAAGTACGAGTGGCCCCTGGAGCAGGCCACGCAGTTCAGTGCCTTCCTGCTGCCCATGATGGAGTACATCCCTGCAAAGCGGGCCAGCGCAGCCGACTGCCTCCAGCACCCTTGGCTCAACCCCTAG
- the SSR4 gene encoding translocon-associated protein subunit delta translates to MAALASLRALALLLLSGLSCCSAEACVEPQITPSYYTTTDAVISTETVFIVEISLTCKNRVQNMALYADVSGKQFPVTRGQDVGRYQVSWSLDHKSAHAGTYEVRFFDEESYSLLRKAQRNNEDVSIIPPLFTVSVDHRGTWNGPWVSTEVLAAVIGLVTYYLAFSAKSHIQT, encoded by the exons ATGGCGGCGCTGGCATCTCTCCGTGCCCTGGCGCTACTCCTGCTGTCCGGCCTCTCCTGCTGCTCAG CGGAGGCCTGCGTGGAACCCCAGATCACCCCTTCCTACTACACTACCACGGATGCTGTCATTTCCACTGAGACTGTCTTTATCGTGGAGATCTCCCTGACGTGCAAAAACAGGGTCCAG AACATGGCTCTTTATGCTGATGTCAGTGGAAAACAATTTCCTGTTACCCGGGGCCAGGATGTGGGGCGTTACCAG GTATCTTGGAGCCTCGATCACAAGAGCGCCCACGCAGGCACCTATGAGGTCAGATTCTTTGACGAGGAATCCTACAGCCTCCTGAGGAAG GCTCAGAGAAATAATGAGGACGTTTCCATCATCCCACCACTGTTTACAGTCAGTGTGGATCATCGG GGCACTTGGAACGGTCCCTGGGTGTCCACTGAGGTGCTGGCTGCAGTCAtcggcctagtgacctactatcTGGCCTTCAGTGCCAAGAGCCACATCCAGACCTGA
- the SRPK3 gene encoding SRSF protein kinase 3 isoform X3 — protein sequence MSASAGGGGGDSGGSSSSSQASCGPESSGSELAPATPAPRVLQGLLGSDDEEQEDPKDYCKGGYYPVRIGDLFNGRYHVVRKLGWGHFSTVWLCWDIQRKRFVALKVVKSAGHYTETAVDEIKLLKCVRDSDPSDPKRETIVQLIDDFRISGVNGVHVCMVLEVLGHQLLKWIIKSNYQGLPVPCVKSIVRQVLHGLDYLHTKCKIIHTDIKPENILLCVGDAYIRRLATEATEWQQSGAPPPSRSTVSTAPQEILQTGKLSKNKRKKMRRKRKQQKRLLEERLRDLHRLEAMEAVAQADDSGKRLEGGSGSTSSSGCHPGGAGAGPSPASSSPAPGDDRSLSPGSRTSGFSGSLFSPASCSILSGSSNQRETGGLLSPSTPFGASNLLVNPLEPQNADKIKIKIADLGNACWVHKHFTEDIQTRQYRAVEVLIGAEYGPPADIWSTACMAFELATGDYLFEPHSGEDYSRDEDHIAHIVELLGDIPPAFALSGRYSREFFNRRGELRHIHNLKHWGLYEVLMEKYEWPLEQATQFSAFLLPMMEYIPAKRASAADCLQHPWLNP from the exons ATGAGCGCCAGCGCGGGCGGTGGCGGCGGGGACAGCGGTGGCAGCAGCAGCAG CTCGCAGGCCTCCTGTGGGCCTGAATCCTCAGGCTCTGAACTAGCCCCTGCCACGCCAGCACCACGGgtgctgcaggggctgctggGCTCCGACGATGAGGAGCAGGAGGACCCGAAGGACTACTGCAAGG GCGGCTACTATCCCGTGAGGATTGGAGACCTGTTCAATGGGCGGTACCACGTGGTGCGCAAGCTGGGCTGGGGCCATTTCTCCACTGTTTGGCTCTGCTGGGACATCCA GCGCAAGCGCTTCGTGGCCCTCAAAGTGGTGAAGAGCGCAGGGCATTACACAGAGACAGCTGTGGATGAGATCAAGCTCCTGAAATGT GTCCGAGACAGTGACCCCAGTGACCCCAAAAGAGAGACCATTGTCCAGCTCATCGATGACTTCAGGATCTCAGGGGTTAATGGAGTCC ATGTGTGCATGGTGCTGGAGGTCCTGGGCCACCAGCTCCTCAAGTGGATCATCAAGTCCAACTACCAGGGCCTGCCCGTGCCCTGCGTGAAGAGCATTGTGAGGCAG GTACTACACGGCCTGGACTACCTCCACACCAAGTGCAAGATCATCCACACAGACATCAAGCCCGAGAACATCCTGCTGTGTGTGGGGGACGCCTACATTAGGCGCCTGGCCACTGAGGCCACAGAGTGGCAGCAGTCAGGGGCACCACCTCCATCCCGCTCCACAG TCAGCACTGCCCCTCAGGAGATCTTG CAGACTGGTAAGCTGTCAAAAAACAAGAGGAAGAAGATGCGGCGCAAGCGGAAACAGCAGAAGCGGCTGCTGGAGGAGCGGCTGCGGGACCTGCACAGGCTGGAGGCCATGGAGGCGGTGGCGCAGGCAGACG ACTCCGGCAAGAGGCTAGAGGGAGGCAGTGGGTCTACGTCTTCCTCCGGCTGCCACCCCGGGGGCGCTGGGGCTGGCCCCTCCCCGGCCTCCTCCTCCCCGGCCCCCGGGGACGACCGCAGCCTCAGCCCCGGCTCCCGGACCTCGGGCTTCTCGGGCTCCCTCTTCTCTCCCGCCTCCTGCTCCATACTCTCTGGCTCCTCCAACCAGAGGGAGACGGGGGGCCTCCTGTCACCCAGCA CACCGTTTGGTGCCTCGAACCTTCTGGTGAACCCTCTAGAGCCCCAAAATGCAGATAAGATCAAGATCAAGATCGCCGACCTGGGCAATGCCTGCTGGGTG CACAAGCATTTCACTGAGGACATCCAGACGCGGCAGTACCGGGCTGTGGAGGTGCTGATCGGTGCCGAGTACGGGCCCCCAGCTGACATCTGGAGCACAGCGTGCATG GCCTTCGAGCTGGCCACTGGTGACTACCTGTTTGAGCCTCACTCTGGAGAAGACTACAGTCGTGATGAGG ACCACATTGCTCACATTGTGGAGCTTCTGGGAGATATCCCCCCAGCCTTCGCCCTCTCCGGCCGCTACTCCCGGGAGTTCTTCAACCGGAGAG GGGAGCTGAGGCACATCCACAACCTCAAGCACTGGGGCCTGTATGAGGTCCTCATGGAGAAGTACGAGTGGCCCCTGGAGCAGGCCACGCAGTTCAGTGCCTTCCTGCTGCCCATGATGGAGTACATCCCTGCAAAGCGGGCCAGCGCAGCCGACTGCCTCCAGCACCCTTGGCTCAACCCCTAG
- the IDH3G gene encoding isocitrate dehydrogenase [NAD] subunit gamma, mitochondrial: protein MALKVATVASGTVKAVLRPALLCRSWEVLGVHEGPWRSFSQQTIPPSAQYGGRHTVTMIPGDGIGPELMLHVKSVFRHACVPVDFEEVHVSSKADEEDIRNAIMAIRRNRVALKGNIETNHNLPPSHKSRNNILRTTLDLYANVIHCKSLPGVVTRHRDIDILIVRENTEGEYSSLEHESVAGVVESLKIITKAKSLRIAEYAFKLAQESGRKKVTAVHKANIMKLGDGLFLQCCKEVAARYPQITFENMIVDNTTMQLVSRPQQFDVMVMPNLYGNIVNNVCAGLVGGPGLVAGANYGHVYAVFETATRNTGKSIANKNIANPTATLLASCMMLDHLKLHSYAASIRKAVLASMDNENMHTPDIGGQGTTSEAIQDIVRHIRIINGRAVEA from the exons ATGGCGCTGAAGGTGGCGACGGTCGCCAGCGGCACTGTGAAGGCAGTGCTCAGGCCAGCCCTCCTCTGCCGTTCTTGGGAG GTTCTAGGTGTCCATGAGGGCCCCTGGAGGAGCTTCTCA CAACAAACAATT CCCCCGTCGGCTCAGTATGGTGGGCGGCACACGGTGACCATGATCCCAGGGGATGGCATTGGGCCAGAGCTCATGTTGCACGTCAAGTCTGTGTTCAG GCATGCATGTGTGCCGGTGGACTTTGAAGAGGTGCACGTGAGCTCCAAGGCTGATGAAGAGGACATCCGCAATGCCATCATGGCCATCCGTCGGAACCGTGTGGCCCTGAAGG GCAATATTGAAACAAACCATAACCTGCCACCATCCCACAAATCCCGAAACAACATTCTTCG cACCACGCTGGACCTCTATGCCAATGTCATCCACTGTAAGAGCCTGCCCGGAGTGGTGACCCGGCACAGGGATATAGATATTCTCATCGTCCGGGAAAATACTGAGGGCGAGTATAGCAGCTTGGAGCACGAG AGTGTGGCAGGAGTGGTGGAGAGCCTGAAGATCATCACCAAGGCCAAGTCCCTGCGCATTGCTGAATATGCCTTCAAATTGGCCCAGGAAAGTGGGCGCAAGAAAGTGACAGCCGTGCACAAGGCCAACATCAT GAAACTGGGCGATGGGCTCTTCCTCCAGTGCTGCAAGGAGGTGGCAGCCCGTTACCCCCAGATCACCTTTGAGAATATGATTGTGGACAACACCACCATGCAG CTGGTGTCACGGCCCCAGCAGTTTGATGTCATGGTGATGCCCAATCTCTACGGCAACATCGTCAACAATGTCTGTGCAGGGCTGGTTGGGGGCCCTGGCCTTGTGGCTGGGGCCAACTACGGCCATGTGTATGCTGTGTTTGAGACG GCTACAAGGAACACAGGCAAGAGCATCGCCAATAAGAACATTGCCAACCCAACAGCTACGCTGCTGGCAAGTTGCATGATGCTCGACCACCTCAA GCTCCACTCCTACGCTGCCTCTATCCGCAAGGCCGTCTTGGCATCCATGGACAATGAAAAT ATGCACACTCCAGACATCGGGGGCCAGGGCACAACGTCGGAGGCCATCCAGGACATCGTCCGCCACATCCGCATCATCAACGGCCGAGCTGTAGAGGCCTAA
- the SRPK3 gene encoding SRSF protein kinase 3 isoform X4 — protein MSASAGGGGGDSGGSSSSSQASCGPESSGSELAPATPAPRVLQGLLGSDDEEQEDPKDYCKGGYYPVRIGDLFNGRYHVVRKLGWGHFSTVWLCWDIQRKRFVALKVVKSAGHYTETAVDEIKLLKCVRDSDPSDPKRETIVQLIDDFRISGVNGVHVCMVLEVLGHQLLKWIIKSNYQGLPVPCVKSIVRQVLHGLDYLHTKCKIIHTDIKPENILLCVGDAYIRRLATEATEWQQSGAPPPSRSTVSTAPQEILTGKLSKNKRKKMRRKRKQQKRLLEERLRDLHRLEAMEAVAQADDSGKRLEGGSGSTSSSGCHPGGAGAGPSPASSSPAPGDDRSLSPGSRTSGFSGSLFSPASCSILSGSSNQRETGGLLSPSTPFGASNLLVNPLEPQNADKIKIKIADLGNACWVHKHFTEDIQTRQYRAVEVLIGAEYGPPADIWSTACMAFELATGDYLFEPHSGEDYSRDEDHIAHIVELLGDIPPAFALSGRYSREFFNRRGELRHIHNLKHWGLYEVLMEKYEWPLEQATQFSAFLLPMMEYIPAKRASAADCLQHPWLNP, from the exons ATGAGCGCCAGCGCGGGCGGTGGCGGCGGGGACAGCGGTGGCAGCAGCAGCAG CTCGCAGGCCTCCTGTGGGCCTGAATCCTCAGGCTCTGAACTAGCCCCTGCCACGCCAGCACCACGGgtgctgcaggggctgctggGCTCCGACGATGAGGAGCAGGAGGACCCGAAGGACTACTGCAAGG GCGGCTACTATCCCGTGAGGATTGGAGACCTGTTCAATGGGCGGTACCACGTGGTGCGCAAGCTGGGCTGGGGCCATTTCTCCACTGTTTGGCTCTGCTGGGACATCCA GCGCAAGCGCTTCGTGGCCCTCAAAGTGGTGAAGAGCGCAGGGCATTACACAGAGACAGCTGTGGATGAGATCAAGCTCCTGAAATGT GTCCGAGACAGTGACCCCAGTGACCCCAAAAGAGAGACCATTGTCCAGCTCATCGATGACTTCAGGATCTCAGGGGTTAATGGAGTCC ATGTGTGCATGGTGCTGGAGGTCCTGGGCCACCAGCTCCTCAAGTGGATCATCAAGTCCAACTACCAGGGCCTGCCCGTGCCCTGCGTGAAGAGCATTGTGAGGCAG GTACTACACGGCCTGGACTACCTCCACACCAAGTGCAAGATCATCCACACAGACATCAAGCCCGAGAACATCCTGCTGTGTGTGGGGGACGCCTACATTAGGCGCCTGGCCACTGAGGCCACAGAGTGGCAGCAGTCAGGGGCACCACCTCCATCCCGCTCCACAG TCAGCACTGCCCCTCAGGAGATCTTG ACTGGTAAGCTGTCAAAAAACAAGAGGAAGAAGATGCGGCGCAAGCGGAAACAGCAGAAGCGGCTGCTGGAGGAGCGGCTGCGGGACCTGCACAGGCTGGAGGCCATGGAGGCGGTGGCGCAGGCAGACG ACTCCGGCAAGAGGCTAGAGGGAGGCAGTGGGTCTACGTCTTCCTCCGGCTGCCACCCCGGGGGCGCTGGGGCTGGCCCCTCCCCGGCCTCCTCCTCCCCGGCCCCCGGGGACGACCGCAGCCTCAGCCCCGGCTCCCGGACCTCGGGCTTCTCGGGCTCCCTCTTCTCTCCCGCCTCCTGCTCCATACTCTCTGGCTCCTCCAACCAGAGGGAGACGGGGGGCCTCCTGTCACCCAGCA CACCGTTTGGTGCCTCGAACCTTCTGGTGAACCCTCTAGAGCCCCAAAATGCAGATAAGATCAAGATCAAGATCGCCGACCTGGGCAATGCCTGCTGGGTG CACAAGCATTTCACTGAGGACATCCAGACGCGGCAGTACCGGGCTGTGGAGGTGCTGATCGGTGCCGAGTACGGGCCCCCAGCTGACATCTGGAGCACAGCGTGCATG GCCTTCGAGCTGGCCACTGGTGACTACCTGTTTGAGCCTCACTCTGGAGAAGACTACAGTCGTGATGAGG ACCACATTGCTCACATTGTGGAGCTTCTGGGAGATATCCCCCCAGCCTTCGCCCTCTCCGGCCGCTACTCCCGGGAGTTCTTCAACCGGAGAG GGGAGCTGAGGCACATCCACAACCTCAAGCACTGGGGCCTGTATGAGGTCCTCATGGAGAAGTACGAGTGGCCCCTGGAGCAGGCCACGCAGTTCAGTGCCTTCCTGCTGCCCATGATGGAGTACATCCCTGCAAAGCGGGCCAGCGCAGCCGACTGCCTCCAGCACCCTTGGCTCAACCCCTAG